The nucleotide sequence CTTGCAGCGCACGTTATATCTCTACTGGTCAATTGTCGCTGGAACGCGCGAAGGGTTACCGTTAATCAACAATAAATTACTCGCACGCTCGTCCTTGCGCCAGGTATTGGAGCAAGTACAGGCTGCGGGCATGACGCACCTGGTAGAAAATGGCGGCATCCAGTTGCCCGAAGAAAGCCAGGCTGCAACGGCACACCGTAGGAGTGACCACGAGCGCGAACAATCGACTCTCTACCGCTCGCCCACCGGCAGTCTCTCATGGTCATCCACGATGCCGCTTATAGAGCGCATACGCACCGAATCCGATGTCCCCCACCTGCTATTCATCAGGTTATTGCTGATAAAATTGGGCTTGCTCTACGAACGGCGCGGCGTATTGTACGCGGCTCCCGCGGATGCTTTTTTTGCCTTGCCTTTGCTTGAACGGGCGCGGCGTTGCTATCGCCTCTGGCTCGAAAGCTCTTTCTGGAACGAACTTGTTTATTTGCCGGATGTGGTCTTGCGTCCCGCTCCTGCTCCTCTCGAACCGGCTCACGAAGAGTCCGTGCGAGCCAGGCAGTTCGTTGTGCAGCGCGTTCTTCACGCGCAGCCGGAAACATGGCACGAACTGGCTGTTTTTATTGCACGTACCAAGCTCTACGTTCCTTACCTGCTCTTTCCGCGCCAGTACGGGTCGCGTGTCGATCGCTATTCGATTGGCAGCAATCCCTACGGGTGGGATTTTCGCCTGCGCCGCGGCTGGTTAACACACCGTGAAGGCTGGCACCAGGTTGAGGGCGGATTTATTCGTTCCATCGTATCCGGGCCTCTGCGCTGGCTGGGACTGGTCGAAATAAACGATGAGAAGCATCCCGGCGCTTTCCGCCTGTCGAGGGATATCGAGCTGGTCACCGCCGATCATCCCATTGAGATGAAAGAGCCGGAATGGGGGCGATTGATCGTGCAGCCAAATTTCGAACTGGTAGCGCTGGCGCCCGTTTCTGAGGCGCTACTGGTCAACCTGGACCGTTTTGCCGAGCGCGTGCGCCTGGAACGTATCGCACAGTACCGTCTCACAAGGGCAAGCGTTACACGCGCCATCCAGGTCGGCATGCAGGCCGCTGCCATCCAGGAGATACTGGAACAAGCAGCCGGGGACGATAGCAATATTCCCCAAAACGTGCGCTATTCGCTGCTCGAGTGGGAACGCCAGGCACGCCGCATCGAACTCTGGAGGGGCATGACACTGCTGGAAGTCGATGATGAAACCCTGCTGGATGCGCTCTATGCCGATGAGTCAATTCGTTCTATGCTGGGGCGCCGCCTTGCTCCTCGTTTGGCGGAGGTAGCCGCCAACCAGCTGGCAAACATCCAGGAGCTTCTCTGGCAGCGCAACTACCTGCCCGCGCTCGTCTCCGCACCCATACATGAGAATCTCCTGGAAAGCGGGCGCCTGCCGACATTCGAACCGCAGTGGCGACTACAAAACGATGGCCTTTTACAACCCTGCCATCCCCTGGTTGACCTCTACCTCGCCGCCGAACTTGAGCGCTTTAGCGAGCCGGATGAAAGCACCGGATGGCGCAAGCTGACGGCAACGGCAATCGCGGCGGCTTGCAACTCCGGTCTCGCGTTAGAAAATCTTATACGCTTCCTACAACACTACTGTGAGGGCGGCATCCCGGCCTCTTTCTTGATACGCCTCAGATTATGGGGTGGCGGCTATGCGGAACGCGACACGATACAGGTCGAACGCTCGCCGTTGCTCAGTCTTTCAGCCCAGGCCCTACGCGATATCCAGGCAGATGAGGAGCTTGGACCCTTGCTGGGTGCAGAGGTCTCCCAGGAAAATCGCCTGGTTCGTGTAGCACCAGAAGTACTGGAGCAGGTGATGGCGCTATTGAAAGAACGAGGATTTACGGTAGAGTAGGTAAGATTATCTCTCGCCGCAAAAACCTGTTGACAAATCACCTGATGTATGATATCTTAGTGTTACGAAAGCAAGGCAATATAAGCGGGAGTGGCTCAGTGGTAGAGCATCTCCTTGCCAAGGAGAAAGTCGCGGGTTCGATCCCCGTCTCCCGCTCCCCATCATCCAATGGTTTTTCCGGCGACGTCGCCAAGTGGTAAGGCACGGCTCTGCAAAAGCTGCACCAGCGGTTCGAATCCGCTCGTCGCCTCCCATCAGACGTGATCTCGGAGTCACGTCTTTTTATTGAGTAGTGATGGTTTTCCCCATGCGACAGCAACATAGTTATTCCACAGAAGCGATCATCCTCAAGCGCATCGACCTGGGCGAAGCCGACCGTATCGTTACCCTCTTTACGCCGGGCAAGGGAAAATATCATGCCATCGCCAAGGGCACGCGCCGCCCCGTCAGCAAACTGGCCGGCCATCTTGAACTGCTCAGCCGCAGCCAGTTACAGGTGGCGCTGGGTCGCAACCTCGATATCGTGACACAGGCCGAGGGACGCGAAAACTTCCTGCACCTGCGATCCGATCTCTGGCATATGACCTGCGGCTTCTATCTCGCCGAGCTGATTGATCGCTTTGTTGAAGATTCGACGCCCCACCTCGATATCTATGTCCTGCTGCTTGAAACCTTGCGCTACCTGGACGCGGACGCTATGGCGCTGGAGCAACAGCGAGCCAACGATACCGGGCCTTCCACAGCCCGCGCGGATGAACATACCAGGTTGCTACTGCGCTACTTTGAACTGCGCCTGCTCTCCGCAATCGGCTATGAGCCTGCGTTACAGAACTGCGCCCACTGTGGAAACGAGCTGCTGCCCGAAGAGAACGGCTTCAAAGCCTCTTCAGGTGGTGTATTGTGCCCGCAATGCTCGCGCTTCTGGGAGCGTCGTCTCTCATTGAATGCCCTCAAGGTGTTGCGCTTCTTACAGCGCAGCAAGTGGATAGAGGCCTCACGCCTGCGCCTGGACGAGCAATTGCAGATCGAGTTAGAGATGGTCATGCACAGCCTCTTACGCTTCCACCTGGAGCGTGACTTAAAATCGTGGAGCTTTTTGGAGATGTTAAGCGTCAAGATGTAGGTAGAGTACTCTCTAGCCAACTCAATAAGCTCATGGTACAATACGCATTGTATCCGAGGCGGACCTCGTTATTATTTTATTTTTATCCTCGACGTGGAGGCGCACATGAGTGACATCACGACCTCTCCTGACTCTTCGGAAGTCAACGCCCGTGTTCCGAAACGCATTTTGAGTGGCTATCCCGCTTATGTCTTCTGGGTGATGTTCAGCATCAACTTCCTGAACTATCTTGATCGCAATGTATTGACCGGCGCGGCTAATGTGGTGGCAAAAGAACTGGGGTTTGGATTTGATGGCATTGGGTACATCGCATCGGCTTTTCTGATCGTCTACACGCTTGGAACGGTTCCCCTGGGCATCTGGGCGGATCGAGCCAAGCGCAGAAATGTGGTTGCCATCTGTGTGGCCGTCTGGAGTGTAGCCACCGCCCTCACCGCTCTGGCAAACAGCTTTATCACGCTCTTCCTTTCACGCATGGTGCTGGGTATTGGTGAAGCGGGCTATTTCCCTGCCGGTACTGCGCTCATGAGCGATTACTTTCGACGCTCTACACGCTCGCGCGTCATGAGCTGGTGGAGTGTTGGCCAGCTCGTTGGCATCCTGGTTGGTTTTGTGGTTGGAGGCACAGTGGCCGGTCTCTTTATAGGCAGCTGGCGATTGGCATTCATCTTTACCGGCATTCCTGGTCTGATCCTGGCATTTCTGGCATGGAGGGTGCGCGAACCTCGCCGCAACCAGGCCGATGAGGCCGTAGGACCGGACTCCCATTCGTTTGGCAACGCGACCGAGTTAGAGGAGCCACCGCATACACTGCACATTACCTCGAGTATCTTTGCTCAATTTAGAACCTTGCTGAGCATCAAGACGCTGGTGGTATTGATTGTGATGCAGATATTCGCCTTCTTTGTGCTGGGGGTAAACGTTGTCTTTTTGCCGACCTATTTGCAGCAGAAAGATACGTTTGGTCTGACTTCGGGGCAGGCAGGTCTCTTCTCTGGAGCGGTGATCGTGTTCGCGGGCATGGCGGGCACGATTCTTGGAGGTTACCTGGCTGACGTTCTGAACCGGCGTCATCCGGGAGCGCGCGTGCTGGTATGCGGCATTGGCTTCTTGTTGAGCGCCCCGTCTTTTGCGGTGGCAGTTACCGTGCATGATCTCAGAATTTTCAGTATTTTCTTTATCCTTACCACGCTGTTGATCCTGTTTTACCAGGGTCCCAGCACGGCGGCCACACAGGATGTCGTGCCATCGATCCTGCGAGCATCGGCAGTGGCCCTCACACTGCTCATTGCTCACCTGCTGGGTGATGCTTTTGCACCCTCGCTGGTAGGAACACTGGCGACCGTCTTTGATCCGACACATGGACTGCATTTCAAGAACAGCGTAGGTGGCCAGGACTTGAGCCATGCCCTATTGATTACCTGTACACCTGCATTGGTAATTGCCGGTCTGGTTGGCATTTTCGGCGCTCGTTGGATGAAGGCGGATGTGGATGCAGCGGAGCAAGCAGACCGGGCACTGAATAATGCCGGTTAACACGCAACATTTGTGGAGCAGGTCGCATTGAGGATGTGTACTTTCCTACTGCCCTTTATTGAAGAATATGTTATAATGCGGCCAGATTATGGTTAAGGCGATTTCTTGCGGTCACCCAGGTTTCTGCCCTGGACATGCACTAAAGAGCGATGAAAAAATATGGTGAATAATTATCCATTTGACCCTAACAATCCGGCTTCTCTTAGTAATCCTGCCACCCCACAAAGTGGTATGGGAGGCAATCCGCCGGAATATCCTTTGCCGCCCGTGTCTCCACAGGCGCTTTCTGTTCCCAATTCCGCGCAATCCGCGCAGCAGGTAGCACCTGGCGCAAAAAACAATGGGAACGCGGATAGCGGTGCGAAGTTCAGTGAGGGAGGTCATCATCGTTTACCTGCAGGTACGGAGCTTTCGTTCGGAAGATATCGCATTGAGAAACTGGTGGCCGCCGGGGGTATGGGCGCCGTCTACCGCGCGATAGATTTGCGTTTTGATCGTCCATGCGCGGTCAAAGAGATGCTGGACGATTTCTCGACGGATGAAGAACGGGGAAAAGCTGTTGAGTGGTTCAAACGCGAGGCAACCTTCCTGCTCGATCTGAATCATCCCTGCATTCCCCGTGTACGTGATTTCTTCGCGGAGGGTGAGAGACATTACCTGGTGATGGATTTTATTGAGGGAAGAACGCTTGCCGAGGTGCTGGAAAAAGAGGGGAATGTTCCCGGCGTGAATGGAGCGCGCGGCGTTTCCGAGGCGCGCGCTCGCAGCTGGGGGCAGCAAGTATGCAGTGTCTTAACCTATCTCCATAATCAGAAGCCGCCGGTAATTTTCCGTGATCTCAAGCCTTCCAATATCATGGTTACCGACCAGGACGAGATCAAGCTGATTGACTTCGGCATTGCCCGCACGGTGCAATCACAGCGCCAATCGACGATTATCATGACGATTGGTTACGCTCCCCCCGAACAACTTCACGGCATGCCTGAACCGCGCAGCGATATCTACGCGCTGGGCGCAACCCTGCATAAAGTGCTGACGCGCCATGACGCGGCCAATAATAAACCGAGCATCTTCTCATTCCCGCCCGTTCGCCTGCTGCGACCGGATATTTCGCCCGCTTTCGAACAAATTTTGATGAAGGCGTTGGCCCCCAATTTAGAACAGCGTTGGGCCAGCGCCGCCGAGATGGGGCAGGCGATTATCAAACTGCCGCCAATTCGGGTGAATCCACCGGCAGTAGCGCCGGTAGCCACAGTACCGGGGGGAGATCGCAATACTCCATCAAGACCAGCTGCGAGCGGCAACGGATTAACCGGCCCGGCGGGAGCTTTGATCCGGTTAGCGCAGGATCACATTCGGGCCGGTCGCATCGATCCGGCATATGCGGTCACCGGCCAGGCTTACGCGCTTGAGCCGAATAATGCCCTGGTGCATAAACTCTATGGGCAGGTCTTTGCGCGCCGCAACCAGCCTGAGCAGGCAATGCAGGCGTACAATCGTTCCTTGCAGTTGAATAATACCGATCCGGAGACGCACAAACTGGTGGGCGATGTCTATCTCTATCTTCGAAGGCAACCGGCGCAAGCCATTCCCGCCTACACAGAGTCGCTGCGTTTGAACGTCAATGACCTCGAGGCGCATATGCGGCTGGCGAAGTGTTTCGAGGAGACGGGGCAACTGGAACCGGCGTTGCGCGAATACCAGGAAGCGGCCCGGCTCGATCCCAAACAACCAGGCATTCACTACACGATCGGCCAGCTTGCCTGGCGCCTGAATCAACTGCCATTGGCGGAACGGGCTTTTGTTCAGGTGCTAACGATCAACCCCGCCGATCACCAGACGCGGTTTTTGTTAAGCCAGGTCTACGAACGCGAAAATAAGCTCGAAGAGGCTTTCGAACAATGCAGATTTGTAGTCGAGGCGATGCCGGCGAATACGGCGGCCCAGGCTATGCTGCAACGATTGCGTATTCAGTTGAGGCGTTAAGCCAGAGCGGGACAAACATACATTCTTTTGCGGAGCTGAGTGGGACGATGAGAAATACTACGACAACACTTCGATGCAGGCCGGATGTAAGGAGAGAAAAACATTTGAGCGCGCATGGCTTCGTAGCTGGTATGCGCAAAAATACAGGTTTGCTTGTACTCTCCATATGTGGTGGGCTGCTCATAGCCCTCCAACTGCTGATTCCCTCGCTGGCGTTCGCCTCGACAAGCAGGAGCGCGAGCGACCATGCTTTCTCTTCCTCACAACAAGAAGCGTTTGACCTGGCCGATGTTGCGGTGGTACGCCTGGTCGTCACCTATACGGTGCCTGGAAGCTCTTCCAGGATGCTCTGTACTGGCTTAGGCGCGATTGTTGGCAGCTGGCTCCCCAATAGCCCAACCGACAAGAATACCTGGGTGGTGACCGATAGCTCGCTGGTGACAACCAACGGCACCAGCTGTAAGGGGCCGGGGACATTTGGTATCCTGACGACCGTTGAGGTGCTGGCCAATACCACCTATAGCGGTCTGCCCCCTTTAAGCCAGCCCATCGGACAGCTCAACTGCGCGCAATCGTTCTGCCGTGACGCCGCTACCGGTACACTTGAAACACTGGATGGCATGGCAAGCCCTGGAGGAGCGGTACTCTTTTCCTTCCATAGCGATGCGCAGCACCTGCAACCATTTCTGACCATTACTCCTAATGCGAATACCGACGACACCTCGTTCGGCATCGAACTGGCGAGCGCGAGTAGTTCCTGGCCGACGACGCCGGTTGCGGTAACCGACCCCAACACGCTGGCGCACTACCTGGTTCCCGATGCTATCACTTCGCCGGTGGGCCATGCGCCCGGCAACGTCTCTTCCACTGCCACCCCAACAGCTACTGCTCCCATCCAGGCTACTCCATCGCCAGCTGGAACCTACGAGCCAGGGATGCCCCTGATAGCGCCGGATGGAAGCTTGAGCGGCCTGTATGTGAACGAGAACACGACGATCACCGCAACGCAGATCAACGTGTTGCTGAGCCGGCAGCCAGAATTTTCACCGACGGCGCAGGTCCGCCATCAGAGCCAGAACCCCTTAGAGGGGAACTGGCACATCGGCATTTCGGACTACTATGCCAATAATTTCCAGGGGGCGCATACGGCCCTCACTGCCATAGCCCACGCGAATCCCCCTGTCAACCCTGATTTCAAGGCCGCGGGGAATTATGACCAGCAGCACGTGGTGCCAGCGCTGCAAAAGAATGGCAAGAGTACTACTGGTGGTTCCGGCGCTGGAAATAGTGGCAGCGGCACAATTTTAGGCTTCCCTGCCGGGCAGGTGATACTGGTAGGAATTATCGGCGTGGTGATCTTGCTGGCACTTTTATTGATCCTGGTAAGCCTGAAGTTCGGGCAGGCACGAGGGCGACGCAAGCAAGAACTGGCGCAATTCGAGGCGGACCAGGCTGAGGCGCAGCGGCTGGCCGAGATAGAGGCACAGCGCCAGCAGAAGATTACAGCGCGGTTGCAATCCCCCTTCAGCACGGTGCGTTGTCCGAACTGCGGCGTACAGGTCACTACCGATGATTCCGTCTGCCCGAACTGCCATTACTTGCTCTCGGCTTCGGATTCTGGATTACACCTGCGCGCTGTACCGCCTCCTCCAGTAGAGCCACCTGCTCAGATGAGTCCCGCACAGGTTTATTCCGGTACGCCCGCCGCGCCTTCTATTAGCGAGATGCCGACGCTGCAATTCCCGCCCAGCAACGGAAACGCGAACGATTCCGATAGGACGCAGCCTTACGATATACAACAGTTGCAGGGCATGAATCTGAGCCTGGCAGTGGGGGCGCGTACCGATCGCGGTATTAAGCGCAAGCACAAACCCAATGAGGATAACTACTTCGCGCTACAGGCGCCAAGGCCCACAAATACGCAGCCGCAGGAGTTCGGATTATTTGTGGTGGCGGATGGCATGGGCGGGCACGCGAATGGACAGGATGCCAGTCGGCTGGCGATTCAGACGATTATCGATTTCATGCTACCGAAACTTGCCAGCGATGAGCCGATGAGCGAGGACGATTTTAAAAACCTGCTCAACGAGGGAGTGCAACGCGCAAATCAGGCCGTTCACCAGCGCAATATGGAAGAACGAGCTGATATGGGAACCACGATGACAGCTGCCTTAATCGTGGGGGCAATCGCCTATGTTGCCAATGTGGGTGATAGTCGTACCTACCTGTATCGCGAGCCTGAAGGACTGATCAAGATCACACACGATCATTCGGTGGTGGCGAGCCTGGTTGACGCGGGTATTATTAAGCCCGATGATATCTATACGCATCCCAAACGCAACCAGATTTATCGCAGCCTGGGCGAGAAGCCGTTTGTAGAGGTCGATACATTCAAGGTGCCACTGCAGGTAGGCGATAAGTTGCTGCTGTGTTCTGACGGGCTGTGGGATATGGTGCGCGATCCGGAGATACAACGTCTGATGAGTGCCCCTGCGCCCGATCCCAATAAGACGGGGAAGGCGCTGATCCAGGCGGCGCTGGATGGCGGTGGTGAGGACAATGTAAGCGTGATTGTGATCTACATCAATGAAATGAGTAGCCAGCCCACCATATCAAACGTCCAGTTGATCGCCAAGCCCGAGAACGTTACCCTACCAGAATTGCCTCTACCAGGAGCGTAGGGGCGGACTCTGGTCGATGCTTCTCTCCTGTGCTATAATCAAGACAGCACATTTTGCCTTTATTCATCCACGTACAGAACGAAGGCAGTTATTTGGAGGGAAGGCACTTGGTAACGACTGTTAACCTCAATTATCTATACGCGGGCATCCTGTTTGCCGCCGGTTTCATATTCGTGATGCTGACGACCACCGTGGCAAACATCATCGCCCCTCATAGTAGAACCAAAGAGAAACTACAGACGTATGAATCCGGTGAGACTCCGATAGGTTCCGCCTGGGTTCAATATCCGCTGGGCTTCTACATCTTTGCCCTACTTTTCGTGGCGTTTGATGTAGATATTGTCTTTATTATCGCCTGGGCGGTCATCTTTAAGCAATTAAGCGTTTTTGGCTTCTTTGAAATTCTCTTTTTTATTATTGTGCTTGCGATTGGTCTGGCTTACGCGTGGCGCAAGGGAGTTGTGCGATGGATATAGTACCACGTCCAAGAAGTCTCACTACCTCTACGAGTGGATATCGCGACCAGAACGCAGCGCTCGCCCGGGACCTTGCTCCAATAGCCCAAATAACCGGAAAACCGGTCAATCCAAAGACGCTGAGAGGCGATTATCTCAGCCTGGATGTTGATCGTAATAACCTGGTGGCTGTGTGCCGTTTCCTACGCGACCAGCTGGGTTTTGATATGCTGAGCTGCATTTCGGGCGTCGATATGGTCGATCACCTGGAAACCGTCTACAACTTGCGCTCGCTTACTCGCGGGCAACTGCTGCAACTGAAAGTGCGCATAGATAGCGAGAAGCCCGAAGTGGATAGCGTTGTATCCGTCTGGCCTACTGCCAATTGGCTGGAGCGCGAAACGTTCGATATGTTCGGCATTCGCTTTACAGGGCATCCCGATCTGAGGCGCATGATGCTGGATGATGAATTTGAAGGCTATCCCCTGCTCAAGAGCTTCCACCAGGTGCCATTAACCACCAAGCCGCCCGCGACGACGCAGGTTGACCCGAATGTAGCCGTTGCCGGGCCATACCAGCAGAAGGGCGTGGAACACGTGGTGCAGAAAAAGCTGGGGCAGGGCATGGAAGAGCGCCTGCACCCCGGTACGCCGACCTTTGGTCACGCTTTCCACGGGGCAACGGAAGAAGCAAATCAGGAAAACGCGACGGCAGCAGGCGAATCGGCGCCGGGCCAAACACCGCCCGGTAAAACAGCCCCGGGAAGTTGAGTAAGTACTATGCCAAAAGCAAGAAAACGAACAGGAAGATCACAGGCCACAGCTCGCAGGGCTAATGAATCGGCGGTGGACACGATGAATCGGCCCCTACTTTTGCAGGCCGATGAATCGGCAATGGGCACGATGAATCGGCCCCTACAGAAGCATTCGAATACTAAAGCGCAAGCCCGGGCAGGCAACGCGACGGCTCCCTCGCAAGAAACAGTAAGCGCTCCGCAGGTCTATCGTCCGTTCATTTCACCTGTTGTGCGAGGGCCGCAGAGCCTGATTATGCCGGGCATGGTAGCTCTGGGCTGCTGGTTGATGGCTTTCACGATGTTCTTTCTCTCGACCGATCCGAATCGCAACCTGTTCGGTGGTATTGCCGTGCTGATGGCCCTGATGTGGACGTACAGCTTTGGCACGCGCACGCGCAAATTGCTCTCACTGCAACGAAAGGCATAACAGACGGGGTTTTCATTTGATCGGCTACGGTGGACAGGCACAAGGCGCTGTCCCTACAAGGCCACCTTTACATAAAGAGGAAATCTATGGCAACAAATCAACGTACAAGTGCAAATCCGCACGTGGCGGAAGCGCCCGAGGAAATTAGATCGCAGGAAATGCTGCTCAATATGGGGCCACAGCACCCCAGCACACATGGCGTTTTGCGCCTGGTGCTGACGCTGGAAGGCGAAACAATCGTCGATTGTACGCCGGTGATTGGCTACTTGCATCGAGGCATCGAGAAAATCCTGGAAAATCGACCGATTATGGGCGGCATCCGCTATATGGATAACGCGGATTACCTGTCTCCCATGCTCAACGAAATCGCCTACGCGGGAGCGGTCGAGCAGGAGATGGGCATTGAACCGCCGCGGCGCGCGCAATATATCCGCCTGCTGGTCGGGGAAATGCAACGTATGGCGAGCCACCTGGTAGCAGTTGGCACCTATCTGCTTGACCTGGGAGCGTTCACCCCTGTGCTGTGGGCATTCCGAGACCGCGAGGGAATTCTTTCGCTCTTTGAGGCGCTGGGTGGTAGTCGCTTCAACGTCAATTACATGCGCGTCGGTGGTGTGCTGCACGACTTCCCCAAGGGATGGCTCCGCGAATGCGAGGCGTTCCTTGATCGCGTTGAGAAGAACATGAGCGAGATGGAAGGACTGATCACCGGCAATGAGATCTTCGAGGCGCGCACGCAGGGTGTCGGTTACATCGATCCCCAGCAGGCCATCGCCTATGGATTGACCGGGCCGATGTTGCGCGCGACGGGTGTGAATTGGGATTTGCGCGTCAATCGCCCGTATATGGCCTATCGCGAAGTGCCGGTGAACGTGCAGGTACGCCAGGAGGGTGATTG is from Ktedonobacteraceae bacterium and encodes:
- a CDS encoding NADH-quinone oxidoreductase subunit D (Catalyzes the transfer of electrons from NADH to quinone), which gives rise to MATNQRTSANPHVAEAPEEIRSQEMLLNMGPQHPSTHGVLRLVLTLEGETIVDCTPVIGYLHRGIEKILENRPIMGGIRYMDNADYLSPMLNEIAYAGAVEQEMGIEPPRRAQYIRLLVGEMQRMASHLVAVGTYLLDLGAFTPVLWAFRDREGILSLFEALGGSRFNVNYMRVGGVLHDFPKGWLRECEAFLDRVEKNMSEMEGLITGNEIFEARTQGVGYIDPQQAIAYGLTGPMLRATGVNWDLRVNRPYMAYREVPVNVQVRQEGDCFARYKVRIQEIYESIRLCRVAIDQMPGGPISTRTPIALRPPRGETYFAIESSKGELGIYFISDGSEYPWRGKIRGPSFVNLQILPEILRGHKMSDAVAIIGSFDLVLGEVDR